Proteins encoded by one window of Thermoplasmata archaeon:
- a CDS encoding rhomboid family intramembrane serine protease produces the protein MGRENIFVFYIILFFIIILLFYSYYSDKYALFLIILLNTVLFFAVGIIQILDLAYYYNLLYSLSLNTSHFISLSLITGIFTQLNYGQIIANMVILFLIGAPFEERVKSRKFLVLYLSSGIIAELVFSIIYFSTQSYLLGASGAIFGIMGSFLVLYPNDEIPMLLGIIFMPKIKVKYAVLFYAAIEFLATAIFENNGVAHLAHVSGFVAGAVIAYYLVRPIQKSMILDVELLRKLAGTEQLNKLADKIESEKIEELRKIWIEQFFSILYGSEARLKGNFVHVKNNKIKIYKVK, from the coding sequence TTGGGGCGTGAAAATATATTTGTATTCTATATTATTTTGTTTTTTATAATTATTCTACTTTTTTATTCATATTATTCTGATAAATATGCTCTATTTCTAATCATTTTATTAAACACCGTATTATTTTTTGCAGTCGGAATAATTCAGATCTTAGATCTAGCATACTATTATAATCTATTATATTCACTATCTCTCAACACCTCTCATTTTATATCGTTATCTTTGATCACCGGTATATTTACACAGTTGAATTATGGGCAGATCATCGCTAATATGGTAATTTTATTTTTGATAGGCGCACCTTTTGAAGAACGTGTAAAAAGCAGAAAGTTTCTGGTTCTGTACCTTTCAAGCGGAATAATCGCAGAGCTGGTATTTTCAATCATATACTTTAGTACGCAGAGTTATCTGTTAGGTGCATCTGGAGCAATATTCGGAATAATGGGCTCTTTTTTAGTGCTATATCCTAATGATGAGATACCAATGTTGTTAGGAATCATATTCATGCCCAAGATCAAGGTCAAGTATGCAGTTTTATTTTATGCAGCCATTGAGTTTTTGGCAACTGCAATCTTTGAAAATAACGGTGTTGCACATCTTGCACATGTATCAGGATTTGTGGCTGGAGCGGTTATAGCTTACTATCTTGTTCGTCCAATTCAAAAATCAATGATCTTGGATGTTGAGCTATTGAGGAAATTGGCAGGCACGGAACAGCTGAATAAACTGGCAGATAAAATTGAAAGTGAGAAGATTGAAGAGTTACGTAAAATTTGGATAGAACAGTTTTTTAGTATTTTGTACGGTTCTGAAGCAAGGCTAAAAGGTAATTTTGTACATGTAAAAAACAATAAGATAAAAATATATAAAGTTAAGTAA
- a CDS encoding 2,3-bisphosphoglycerate-independent phosphoglycerate mutase, with the protein MKKIMLIILDGVGDRPAEELNWETPLQAANKENLNFFAKNGITGQMDPIDKGIRAGSDTAHLAILGYDPYKVYPGRGPFEALGLGMELEPGDLAFRANFATVDTNKNVIDRRAGRIDSGTDELARSINIKIEDVEFIVKEGVEHRAALVMRGPGLSANITDADPHDAGLQVKTVTAKSAEAEKTARLLNMYIEKSYQILKEQPVNKRRVQDQKLPANIILPRGPGMVPSLESFEKKYSLKSACVVGIPLIAGICKLAGITPIKAEGATGGLNSNFQSKIETAFNALKDHDFVLVNLKAPDVAGHDGNANKKKEVIEKIDLALAYLRSHINKDTVLAITGDHSTPCSVKDHSGDPVPLLIFGHGIRKDSVKEFDEIAVMTGALNIRGIQLMNILMNLSDRSEKFGA; encoded by the coding sequence ATGAAAAAAATAATGTTAATTATCCTGGATGGTGTAGGAGATCGTCCTGCAGAAGAACTGAACTGGGAAACTCCTTTACAGGCAGCAAACAAAGAGAATTTAAACTTCTTTGCAAAAAACGGTATTACTGGGCAGATGGATCCAATAGACAAGGGCATAAGAGCCGGAAGCGATACAGCGCATTTGGCAATATTGGGTTATGATCCTTATAAGGTATATCCAGGAAGAGGGCCGTTTGAGGCGTTAGGACTTGGCATGGAGCTGGAACCTGGAGATTTAGCGTTTAGAGCCAATTTTGCAACGGTAGATACAAATAAAAACGTGATAGACCGTAGGGCCGGGAGAATAGATTCAGGCACTGACGAACTGGCAAGATCAATAAACATAAAGATAGAAGATGTTGAGTTTATAGTAAAAGAAGGTGTTGAGCATCGTGCAGCACTTGTAATGCGCGGGCCTGGCCTAAGTGCCAATATTACTGATGCAGATCCTCATGATGCAGGATTGCAGGTAAAAACCGTTACTGCAAAAAGTGCTGAGGCTGAGAAAACTGCCAGATTGCTGAACATGTACATTGAAAAATCATATCAGATATTAAAAGAGCAGCCTGTAAACAAGAGAAGAGTACAAGATCAAAAATTGCCGGCAAACATAATATTACCTCGAGGGCCAGGAATGGTTCCCAGTCTCGAGTCATTTGAGAAAAAATACAGTTTAAAAAGCGCCTGCGTGGTAGGAATACCATTGATCGCAGGCATATGCAAACTTGCAGGCATCACTCCAATCAAGGCCGAGGGCGCAACTGGAGGACTGAACTCTAATTTTCAGAGCAAGATCGAAACGGCATTTAATGCTTTAAAAGATCATGATTTTGTACTTGTAAATTTAAAAGCTCCGGATGTTGCAGGCCATGATGGCAACGCGAACAAAAAGAAAGAGGTTATAGAAAAGATAGATTTAGCGCTGGCATATCTCAGATCTCACATTAATAAAGACACTGTTCTAGCTATTACAGGAGATCATTCTACACCATGCAGCGTAAAGGATCACAGTGGTGATCCAGTGCCTTTGTTGATATTTGGGCATGGCATAAGAAAAGATTCAGTGAAAGAGTTTGATGAGATAGCCGTAATGACCGGAGCGTTAAACATTAGAGGAATACAGTTAATGAACATATTAATGAACCTCAGCGACCGCTCTGAAAAGTTTGGGGCGTGA
- a CDS encoding DUF92 domain-containing protein: protein MIVPTPFEAILIAILVILLGTLSYYYKILNLWGSILSVIMGLIVGVFGSIYWLILLVLFVLLSYAATVYKFNIKKKHGVAEGKSGERGFRSVFANGLVPMIIALVPLSLFTGSLLYITSLSAATSDTVASEFGVSSSKAYLITNLKRVRPGTNGGISLYGEAWALAGAAIVSIFGFLLFYAAGIWNLSDYFFIIITTIFGFVGCQIDSVLGAVFENRDLLTKGQVNFLQISISTIIVYILYSIHLIW, encoded by the coding sequence ATGATAGTTCCCACACCATTTGAGGCAATATTAATTGCAATACTAGTAATATTGCTTGGTACTCTATCTTACTACTATAAGATCCTGAATCTATGGGGATCTATTTTAAGTGTTATAATGGGTCTTATTGTGGGAGTATTTGGATCGATATATTGGCTTATATTACTTGTTTTATTTGTGCTGTTGTCATACGCGGCAACAGTATACAAATTTAATATAAAAAAGAAGCACGGAGTGGCTGAAGGAAAGTCGGGAGAGCGCGGATTCAGGTCGGTGTTTGCAAATGGGCTAGTGCCGATGATCATAGCATTAGTTCCTCTTTCATTATTTACCGGTTCATTACTGTACATAACAAGTCTGAGCGCAGCAACATCCGATACTGTTGCCAGCGAATTTGGAGTAAGTTCTTCGAAAGCGTACTTAATAACAAACTTAAAAAGGGTTAGGCCCGGCACTAATGGAGGAATATCACTTTACGGAGAAGCATGGGCCCTAGCGGGAGCAGCAATAGTATCTATATTCGGATTTTTATTATTTTATGCAGCCGGAATATGGAACTTAAGCGATTATTTTTTTATAATCATAACCACAATATTTGGTTTTGTAGGGTGCCAGATTGACAGTGTTTTAGGAGCAGTATTCGAAAACAGAGATCTTTTGACAAAGGGGCAGGTCAACTTTTTGCAAATAAGTATAAGTACAATAATTGTATATATATTATATAGTATTCATTTAATATGGTAA
- a CDS encoding DNA-binding protein, whose product MIYNIENNDIFAKLDKEEEVFESIEKIAEIYKIKGAIIVSGIGMLKNFEIGYFNGTEYIKEKYEKNHELVSFHGTIAATDPKLHIHVALAGPDHRLIGGHLFTGTVDPLLELYIVKTTETVFKREYNRNSGLKELKF is encoded by the coding sequence ATGATATATAATATCGAAAATAATGACATATTTGCAAAACTGGATAAGGAAGAAGAAGTATTCGAAAGCATCGAAAAAATTGCAGAAATATATAAAATCAAAGGTGCAATCATAGTTTCTGGAATAGGAATGCTTAAAAACTTTGAGATTGGCTATTTTAATGGCACTGAATACATCAAGGAAAAATATGAAAAGAACCATGAACTTGTATCGTTTCATGGCACTATAGCGGCTACAGATCCAAAACTGCATATACATGTCGCTTTAGCAGGACCTGATCATCGGTTGATTGGCGGGCATCTGTTCACTGGAACAGTTGATCCTTTACTGGAACTATACATTGTCAAAACCACGGAAACAGTATTTAAAAGAGAGTACAATAGGAACAGTGGTTTGAAAGAGTTGAAGTTTTAA
- a CDS encoding CPBP family glutamic-type intramembrane protease, with protein sequence MNDVLHSRSKMSIITRKFRNIISLFLIVSVVIVLSINLIALWITPLFLAGSFSQLLLPIFIIFPVPILLFYISSTAVMVWFFILIIAITISVLFLIARDLKKYVNTVNKDPLDPNSRLQRFAELFAISIFFSYFVYIIAGLVGAPVVVPISSSTPHWEYYLSLANAGLYEELISRVLLLGVPLFIIYLVKNKITRKNWYRFFVGGKIEFNAASITFLIISSLFFGIAHIPSWDYTKFPAAFIAGLIMGYLFLRFGLYASVSFHFLTDYMSTINVMYPSFTGYYMNLLSVFIVFWFIAGCVLAVLYSIELLKVVNKKHVHKIVKPVIAQNDLRFHNIKCPYCGNESFEYEPDGSLKCLRCGTKIPKK encoded by the coding sequence ATGAATGATGTTCTACACTCAAGATCCAAAATGTCGATAATAACAAGAAAGTTCAGAAATATAATTTCGCTGTTTTTAATAGTATCAGTAGTTATAGTTTTATCCATAAATCTAATAGCTTTATGGATTACACCTCTGTTTTTAGCAGGATCTTTTTCACAGTTACTGTTGCCTATTTTTATTATTTTTCCAGTACCAATCTTGCTTTTTTATATTAGTTCTACTGCAGTGATGGTCTGGTTCTTTATATTAATCATCGCCATAACAATCTCAGTGCTGTTTTTGATTGCCCGGGATCTGAAAAAATATGTAAATACTGTTAACAAAGATCCTCTGGATCCAAATAGCAGGTTGCAGAGATTTGCTGAACTTTTTGCAATATCCATATTTTTTTCATACTTTGTTTACATAATTGCAGGATTGGTAGGTGCTCCTGTAGTTGTGCCAATCTCCAGCTCAACGCCTCACTGGGAATATTATCTCTCGCTTGCCAATGCAGGATTGTACGAAGAATTGATATCAAGAGTGCTTTTGCTGGGAGTTCCTCTATTTATTATATATCTTGTTAAAAATAAGATTACTCGCAAAAACTGGTACCGTTTTTTTGTGGGTGGCAAGATAGAGTTCAATGCAGCTTCTATAACATTTTTAATAATCTCTTCTCTGTTTTTCGGCATTGCGCATATTCCTTCTTGGGATTATACCAAATTTCCGGCTGCTTTTATAGCAGGGCTGATAATGGGATATTTATTCTTGAGGTTTGGACTGTACGCTTCGGTATCTTTTCATTTTTTAACTGATTACATGTCCACCATTAATGTTATGTACCCCAGTTTTACAGGCTATTACATGAATCTGCTATCTGTATTCATAGTATTCTGGTTCATAGCTGGATGCGTTTTGGCGGTATTATATAGCATTGAGCTTTTAAAGGTTGTCAATAAGAAACATGTGCATAAAATTGTAAAACCTGTGATTGCTCAAAATGATCTCCGGTTCCATAACATTAAATGTCCTTACTGCGGAAACGAAAGCTTTGAGTATGAGCCTGATGGATCGCTAAAGTGCCTGAGATGTGGCACTAAAATACCTAAAAAGTAA
- a CDS encoding Lrp/AsnC ligand binding domain-containing protein, which yields MLENNEKDTVMKEYYGDNIITALISVKVDTKNVENIALKLLNYSNIEDIFLVTGDSDLVLKIKFITYDDLKKFIVNTLGNLEGIQDTSTMMVVTSYKERGIINARFKGL from the coding sequence ATGTTAGAAAATAATGAGAAAGATACAGTAATGAAAGAATATTATGGAGATAATATTATTACCGCATTAATTAGTGTTAAGGTAGATACAAAAAATGTTGAAAACATTGCCTTAAAATTATTGAATTATTCAAATATAGAAGACATATTCTTAGTAACTGGAGACTCAGATCTAGTTTTGAAGATCAAGTTCATAACCTATGACGATTTAAAAAAGTTTATAGTTAACACTCTTGGAAATTTAGAAGGCATTCAGGATACCTCAACAATGATGGTGGTCACTTCTTACAAAGAGCGTGGCATTATTAACGCACGGTTTAAGGGACTATAG
- a CDS encoding UPF0147 family protein, whose translation MDNTEDEKREIISLLDDLSGDQSLPRNIKKGAIEIKNKLLSKNEALDVKVAGAIFILEDLLNDPNIPVHGRTAVYTIIGKLEKLSNDISIK comes from the coding sequence ATGGATAATACTGAGGATGAAAAAAGAGAGATAATATCACTTTTAGATGATTTATCAGGAGATCAGTCTTTGCCAAGAAATATAAAAAAAGGTGCGATTGAAATAAAAAATAAATTATTATCAAAAAACGAAGCTTTAGATGTAAAAGTCGCAGGAGCTATTTTTATATTAGAAGATCTGTTAAATGATCCAAACATACCGGTGCATGGAAGAACGGCTGTGTATACAATTATAGGCAAGTTAGAAAAGCTATCAAATGATATCTCTATAAAGTGA
- a CDS encoding winged helix-turn-helix domain-containing protein — translation MNDLKVVYDPETAKLLMDETRQDILKLLKIKALSIKDLSSILDKDVSTIYRHIKKLEKKNIVMIVGSRKKRNVEEKLYKRTYSTYVLSPELFISDHSALVDEKKSRYNRIKYALENIGFKIENNEQFEKLFFNLESTVIKEIEKLDRDLDLNTLNNLETILFIKLVKPEEFQNIRNLIVKK, via the coding sequence GTGAATGATTTAAAAGTAGTTTATGATCCTGAAACTGCAAAACTTTTGATGGACGAAACTAGGCAGGATATATTAAAGCTCTTAAAAATCAAGGCGTTATCAATCAAAGATCTATCATCCATTTTGGATAAAGATGTATCTACCATTTACAGGCATATTAAAAAACTAGAGAAAAAAAATATTGTTATGATAGTAGGTTCCAGAAAAAAAAGAAATGTGGAAGAGAAATTATATAAAAGAACCTATTCTACATATGTACTTTCTCCAGAGCTTTTTATATCAGATCACAGCGCATTAGTAGATGAGAAAAAAAGCAGGTACAATCGAATCAAGTATGCGTTAGAAAATATAGGATTTAAAATTGAAAATAATGAACAGTTTGAAAAACTTTTTTTTAACTTGGAAAGTACTGTTATTAAAGAGATAGAAAAGTTAGATCGTGATTTAGATTTAAATACTCTTAACAATCTTGAAACGATCCTGTTTATAAAGCTCGTCAAGCCGGAAGAGTTTCAAAATATACGGAATTTAATTGTGAAAAAGTGA